From a single Nicotiana tomentosiformis chromosome 2, ASM39032v3, whole genome shotgun sequence genomic region:
- the LOC104102577 gene encoding agamous-like MADS-box protein MADS2 isoform X3, translating into MGRGRVELKRIENKINRQVTFAKRRNGLLKKAYELSVLCEAEVALIVFSNRGKLYEFCSSNNMLKTLDRYQKCSYGTLEVNRSIKDNEQNSYREYLKLKAKYESLQRYQRHLLGEDLGPLNIDDLDHLEVQLDNSLKHIRSTRTQLMLDQLTDLQSKEKLWLEANKLEEIYAENNLQQPWGGGEQSITYGQQHAQSQGFFQPLDCNSILQIGRYDPITTSSQITAVTNAQNVNGMVPGWML; encoded by the exons ATGGGTAGAGGAAGAGTGGAGCTGAAGAGGATAGAGAACAAGATAAATAGGCAGGTTACTTTTGCAAAGAGGAGAAATGGATTGCTCAAGAAAGCTTATGAACTCTCTGTGCTTTGTGAAGCTGAGGTTGCTCTTATTGTTTTCTCTAATCGTGGCAAGCTTTATGAATTCTGCAGCTCCAACAA TATGCTCAAAACCCTTGATAGGTACCAAAAGTGCAGCTATGGTACATTGGAAGTCAACCGATCAATCAAAGACAATGAG CAAAACAGCTATAGGGAATACTTAAAACTCAAAGCCAAATATGAGTCACTGCAGCGATATCAAAG ACACCTTCTTGGAGAAGACTTGGGGCCTCTGAATATAGATGATCTTGATCATCTTGAAGTTCAGTTAGATAATTCCCTCAAACACATTAGGTCCACCAGG ACACAACTGATGCTTGACCAGCTTACTGATCTTCAATCTAAG GAGAAATTGTGGCTTGAGGCTAATAAG CTGGAAGAAATATATGCTGAAAACAACCTGCAGCAACCATGGGGAGGTGGTGAGCAAAGTATCACTTATGGTCAGCAACATGCTCAATCTCAGGGTTTCTTCCAACCTCTAGACTGCAACTCTATTTTGCAAATTGG caGGTACGATCCAATAACTACTTCAAGCCAAATAACAGCAGTAACAAATGCCCAAAACGTCAATGGCATGGTGCCTGGTTGGATGCTGTGA
- the LOC104102577 gene encoding agamous-like MADS-box protein MADS2 isoform X1, with product MGRGRVELKRIENKINRQVTFAKRRNGLLKKAYELSVLCEAEVALIVFSNRGKLYEFCSSNNMLKTLDRYQKCSYGTLEVNRSIKDNEQNSYREYLKLKAKYESLQRYQRHLLGEDLGPLNIDDLDHLEVQLDNSLKHIRSTRTQLMLDQLTDLQSKEKLWLEANKVLERKLEEIYAENNLQQPWGGGEQSITYGQQHAQSQGFFQPLDCNSILQIGRYDPITTSSQITAVTNAQNVNGMVPGWML from the exons ATGGGTAGAGGAAGAGTGGAGCTGAAGAGGATAGAGAACAAGATAAATAGGCAGGTTACTTTTGCAAAGAGGAGAAATGGATTGCTCAAGAAAGCTTATGAACTCTCTGTGCTTTGTGAAGCTGAGGTTGCTCTTATTGTTTTCTCTAATCGTGGCAAGCTTTATGAATTCTGCAGCTCCAACAA TATGCTCAAAACCCTTGATAGGTACCAAAAGTGCAGCTATGGTACATTGGAAGTCAACCGATCAATCAAAGACAATGAG CAAAACAGCTATAGGGAATACTTAAAACTCAAAGCCAAATATGAGTCACTGCAGCGATATCAAAG ACACCTTCTTGGAGAAGACTTGGGGCCTCTGAATATAGATGATCTTGATCATCTTGAAGTTCAGTTAGATAATTCCCTCAAACACATTAGGTCCACCAGG ACACAACTGATGCTTGACCAGCTTACTGATCTTCAATCTAAG GAGAAATTGTGGCTTGAGGCTAATAAGGTACTTGAAAGAAAG CTGGAAGAAATATATGCTGAAAACAACCTGCAGCAACCATGGGGAGGTGGTGAGCAAAGTATCACTTATGGTCAGCAACATGCTCAATCTCAGGGTTTCTTCCAACCTCTAGACTGCAACTCTATTTTGCAAATTGG caGGTACGATCCAATAACTACTTCAAGCCAAATAACAGCAGTAACAAATGCCCAAAACGTCAATGGCATGGTGCCTGGTTGGATGCTGTGA
- the LOC104102577 gene encoding agamous-like MADS-box protein MADS2 isoform X4, with product MGRGRVELKRIENKINRQVTFAKRRNGLLKKAYELSVLCEAEVALIVFSNRGKLYEFCSSNNMLKTLDRYQKCSYGTLEVNRSIKDNEQNSYREYLKLKAKYESLQRYQRHLLGEDLGPLNIDDLDHLEVQLDNSLKHIRSTRTQLMLDQLTDLQSKEKLWLEANKLEEIYAENNLQQPWGGGEQSITYGQQHAQSQGFFQPLDCNSILQIGYDPITTSSQITAVTNAQNVNGMVPGWML from the exons ATGGGTAGAGGAAGAGTGGAGCTGAAGAGGATAGAGAACAAGATAAATAGGCAGGTTACTTTTGCAAAGAGGAGAAATGGATTGCTCAAGAAAGCTTATGAACTCTCTGTGCTTTGTGAAGCTGAGGTTGCTCTTATTGTTTTCTCTAATCGTGGCAAGCTTTATGAATTCTGCAGCTCCAACAA TATGCTCAAAACCCTTGATAGGTACCAAAAGTGCAGCTATGGTACATTGGAAGTCAACCGATCAATCAAAGACAATGAG CAAAACAGCTATAGGGAATACTTAAAACTCAAAGCCAAATATGAGTCACTGCAGCGATATCAAAG ACACCTTCTTGGAGAAGACTTGGGGCCTCTGAATATAGATGATCTTGATCATCTTGAAGTTCAGTTAGATAATTCCCTCAAACACATTAGGTCCACCAGG ACACAACTGATGCTTGACCAGCTTACTGATCTTCAATCTAAG GAGAAATTGTGGCTTGAGGCTAATAAG CTGGAAGAAATATATGCTGAAAACAACCTGCAGCAACCATGGGGAGGTGGTGAGCAAAGTATCACTTATGGTCAGCAACATGCTCAATCTCAGGGTTTCTTCCAACCTCTAGACTGCAACTCTATTTTGCAAATTGG GTACGATCCAATAACTACTTCAAGCCAAATAACAGCAGTAACAAATGCCCAAAACGTCAATGGCATGGTGCCTGGTTGGATGCTGTGA
- the LOC104102577 gene encoding agamous-like MADS-box protein MADS2 isoform X2: MGRGRVELKRIENKINRQVTFAKRRNGLLKKAYELSVLCEAEVALIVFSNRGKLYEFCSSNNMLKTLDRYQKCSYGTLEVNRSIKDNEQNSYREYLKLKAKYESLQRYQRHLLGEDLGPLNIDDLDHLEVQLDNSLKHIRSTRTQLMLDQLTDLQSKEKLWLEANKVLERKLEEIYAENNLQQPWGGGEQSITYGQQHAQSQGFFQPLDCNSILQIGYDPITTSSQITAVTNAQNVNGMVPGWML; encoded by the exons ATGGGTAGAGGAAGAGTGGAGCTGAAGAGGATAGAGAACAAGATAAATAGGCAGGTTACTTTTGCAAAGAGGAGAAATGGATTGCTCAAGAAAGCTTATGAACTCTCTGTGCTTTGTGAAGCTGAGGTTGCTCTTATTGTTTTCTCTAATCGTGGCAAGCTTTATGAATTCTGCAGCTCCAACAA TATGCTCAAAACCCTTGATAGGTACCAAAAGTGCAGCTATGGTACATTGGAAGTCAACCGATCAATCAAAGACAATGAG CAAAACAGCTATAGGGAATACTTAAAACTCAAAGCCAAATATGAGTCACTGCAGCGATATCAAAG ACACCTTCTTGGAGAAGACTTGGGGCCTCTGAATATAGATGATCTTGATCATCTTGAAGTTCAGTTAGATAATTCCCTCAAACACATTAGGTCCACCAGG ACACAACTGATGCTTGACCAGCTTACTGATCTTCAATCTAAG GAGAAATTGTGGCTTGAGGCTAATAAGGTACTTGAAAGAAAG CTGGAAGAAATATATGCTGAAAACAACCTGCAGCAACCATGGGGAGGTGGTGAGCAAAGTATCACTTATGGTCAGCAACATGCTCAATCTCAGGGTTTCTTCCAACCTCTAGACTGCAACTCTATTTTGCAAATTGG GTACGATCCAATAACTACTTCAAGCCAAATAACAGCAGTAACAAATGCCCAAAACGTCAATGGCATGGTGCCTGGTTGGATGCTGTGA